The Lycium ferocissimum isolate CSIRO_LF1 chromosome 8, AGI_CSIRO_Lferr_CH_V1, whole genome shotgun sequence DNA segment GTTATGGATATGATTTGATTgagatttgaaggaaaaaaaatagtatttgaagttaattaagtgaaaactaaaaaaattccTAGCTAAAACcttttttcaaacttcaaatagatatttcaagtttgaatttCAAATAACGTGACAACTCAATAAACAAACACTTATTTagaattattttcaaattttattcattgCCAGATGGCTCCTAAAATTTACATGAAACGTTCATATGATAGGGGTTACAACACAAAGTTTACAAAATCCACAATTGTAAGCTCTTGGTTGGAACCTTCTTTGGTTCCAACTTGCTAGAAGTGGTAGCAATAGCATTAGTAAAGGAACACTCAGAAAAGAGGCTGAAAAAGAGAATTATTATTGGAAGTATCTACTGATTCGACTATATCATATTCACATCTCATAGAGCTGACTAAAGGAGGAAACACTTTCTATTAGAAGTTTGTCCATTCACAGTATTCAAACTCGGGACTCTGATTAAGCGCAGTCAAATACTATCCATTCCACCACACTCGTTGCCCGTAATTAGTAAAATTCAACAGAAAGGAGTAGCCAGCTGAGTTTGTAGGCAAGGTGGAGTTTTATTGTAAGCTGCAGTGCTGAAATTGGCATTGACATCATCCAAGTTCCACAAGCCAATGTCCCACATGATGTCATTAGATGAGGCCTTAGGCACTGGCACATTAGCATATCCATTGATCATAGAATAGAAGAAACCATCTTGGTCTTGTTCATGAGATACGTTTTGGTACATAAAGGCCATGTCTTGTTTTGGTACATAAGTTGGAATTTTTgtctcattttcttcaaaaattgaCATGACCTTTTTCATGTCGATTTGACTGTTgagttgttgctgttgttgaaattgttgtCTTTTCAAAAGACGGGATTTTATCTTTTCAGAATTATCAGCACTTGATTTcttgacctttttcttgaaatgagTCCTCCAGTAATTCTTGATCTCGTTGTCCGTTCTCCCTGGCAAGCTTCTAGCAATTGTTGACCATCTGTGGTTAATTCTTATCGTGTTAGTATTAGTATTAATCAAAAATCGGGTCttaaacttttaagaataattaaaaacttttaagaataattaagaactTTAAAGAATATTCAATATTATTACTTCAAACAATTACCTGTTTCCCCATATAGCATGGAGCTCAAGAATGATTCTCTCTTCATGTGGAGTAATCTGCCCCCTCTTAAGGTCTGGCCTCAAGTAATTCACCCATCGCAACCTACAACTTTTTCCATTTCTTTTCAATCCTGTAGAAACATTCAATAAAAAAGTATGATTTACGgatctactatttattgcaattttaataaatttcacACATATAGTTACGTGCAGCGTCAAAATTACTGGGTTCCGATGAATTCAGTGTTGCAACACTGCATCTGCCTCTGATTTGATGGAGGATATCGTGTTTTagataattttcaagaaacgaCATGATTATATAATCAAAGGAAATAGCTCGCCccctaaaattatttcaaaacgCTGCTAATGCGAATAATAGTAggttttttctttgaaaagttCCTACTAAGATGAGAAATATTCCGATAAAACTGCTAGTACAAGATGAACTCATATGGATCAAagtgaaagagaagaaaatgatAGAGAGATTGGAAATTGTTGAatagaaaagtaattaattataattaccTGCAAGTCTAGCAACAGAATTCCACCTGCCTTCACCATGCAAATTGACATATTCAATGAGCAATTTATCTTCTTCAGCTGTCCAAGGACCCTTTCTCCACTCTTGTTCTATAACTCCCCAGTTACCCATTTgtacaaaaataatttaaaagctTTTGAGAGAGCTTATTAAGGGGACAATCTATCTAAGCTGTTTTGTCCTCAAAATTCTGTGACATAATCAGCAAGTTTTATTGCTATTTATATAAGACTCATGTTGCTTCATCACATACCAGTCAATTTTTATGCCCTTTTAGATCATCACTATCCTTTATCATCAATAAGCTTAAACATGACTCCACTATAGCACTtagtataaaatattatttgtcCTCATCAATTAAATTGTACTTTTTTCCTAAAATAGTTACGTGTACTTCTTGCATTATACTATTGAAAAATCAAACAATGCATTGAAAGGTTTGTTTTGGAGAACCAAAGAAAGTTATAACATCACATGTATACAATTTGAGACAACAATTTTATTGTACTTTACTGCAATAAACCCTTGGTTCGATGATTTCGCAAAATTAACATATAAAATTTGTTTCTTGGTTGTCTATCCAATGTGTGGTATTCACATTGGGATTAGATTATACTCGTATTTGTGCCGGAAGTCTCATATTGGGGGTGAACAATAGCGGACGCAGGATTTTTCATAAGTAGTGTTACTATGTAAAAGGGTGAATAACTGAGTAAATCACTATAATGATAAAAGAATTTAGGGTTTTAACTTTGCCATTTTATTTAAGTGCCACAGCCTCAGTTGCTTAAGGATTTATAATGATAAAAGAATTTAGGTTTTTAGCTTTGCCATTTTATATAAGTGCCACTGTGTCAGTTGCTTTTAGGATttaaatgagagagagagagaaaaaaatgagcCTAACAGAGTTCGAACCCACGACCTCTCATGCGGAACTGTAGCGCCTAACAACCAGGCCATCGTGCAACTTTGTATCAATTAGTGTCCTTTTAGTGATTTTAGCTTGTAGTttcgttttatttattttttatatatgtatatctagaaaaaaaattcgACGAAGCAGTGTCACGTGACACCCTTCGGGCCAAGGTAGATCCACTCCTGGGGGTAAAGCACTATCTCATATTGGCGTCAAATTATGGATTCGCGTTGGAAAGTCTCATCTTGAGGTATAGTGCTTCTATTGGTACTCATATTAGGATCAAATTACATCTGAATTCGCGTCAGAAAGTCTCATATTGAAATCAGACTAAATCTGGAAGCGCTGGATAGTCTCATATTAGTTAGCTAGGGGTAAAACAATTCCACTGGTACTCGTATTGGGATCAGACTAATCTGGATTCGCATCGGAGGGGGTAAAGCACTTCCACTAGCCAGTACGTACTCGTATTTGGATTAGACTAAATCTGGATACGCGTGAGAAAGTCTCATATTAAACATTCCCACTGATACTCGTATTGGGATGGGACTAGATATGAATTCGTGTAAGAAAGTCTCATATTAAGAGTAAAGCGCTCCCACTGATATATACTACAATATATtgaaatcaaattaaatttgaTTTCGCTTTAGACAATTTCATATTGGGCTGGGTAAAGCGCTTTTACTGGTACTCATATTGGGATCAGACTATGCTGATTCGCTCCGGAAAATCTCATATTGAGGGTACAACGCTCTAACAAAAGTGACTTCATATGCATTGACTAAACATGAAATCTCGAGTTAAAGATGAAATAATACTTATCAGTCGTGACTCCATCACAAACCTCGTCTGTAACTCATAAAACTTAGTTACATGTAAATGCCAAGGGAGTAGGTGGCATAGTACGTAGCGTCTTGATCAAATTCATCAAAGAATTAATTAAGACCACTCAGAAGAGGGGACTAGAAAGGCCACGTATAACCTAGGGTAATGTATCTAGACAACTTACACAAATTTAAAAAGCCTTTGATTtatcccttttttattttttctgcaAATTAAGTTCGAAAATTAGTAAAATAAATGGGTGGATAATTCTTAATGTGAAAGCTACTGGCAACCCAATAAGAAAGAAGCAGGTGTTTGATTTGCTTACTTCTTAAGGATAGAGGTGCACGATAATCACCATCATGtgatatttaattataatttgtCGGATGCCATTTTGGGTATTGGGGTTCATtagaataatatatttttcaCTAAATATATTAGCTGAAGCACGTTCGTAGCACGTCATTAAGGAACAGGTGTATTGTTCATGTGATGATTTTGGAATTGCACACAAAAGCCTAGATTCTTGCTATGCttagttatatattttttgtacttttttttttctttatagtTTTGAGGATCAATTATCCCCTATGTacacacccaaaaaaaaaaaaaaaaaaaaaaaaaaaagagagagagagagagagaaagagagaaaaaagacgGAAAATTCAGACAGCAAATTAATgtaatacaacaacatacctaatGTAATTTTACAAGTGGAGTATGAGGAGGGTAGTGTGTCTGCAGGACCTCATTCATGCTTATCAGGTAGAGTTGTTTACGATAACTCTCGACTCGAAGACTTTGTAAGAAGGAATATAAAATTGAAgttagaaaaggaaaaaaagtttgATAATGGTTGAAACGAAGAAGATAAAGAGTGAATTTCAccatctttttctttcttcaatttgttCGGTTATAGGCAAAATATTATAATGCCAATATTATGTGTAattcttttaaatattatacTACTATTTGTTATCAGTTAAATTATAGATGCATTTcgattaaatttttatttgtaAGAGTTAGTATTGTTGTTCTATGAAATCTTTGGTTTACAAAGGAGTATATCATGCAAATTTAAAGTCTAATATTGTTAATATGTAacaaattcaattgaattgTGGAGTAATAATGTTTGTAGGGCAGGTGATTGGCTATTGTATTGATCAACTCTTAATATGAACCTAATGTAAATAATACACATCATCTACCACCAAGGGTATATATATGGTGGGATGGATGCAATTTGTCTACCCTTAATAAGAGATTTTGGTTCGAGACTTGCAGAAATCAGTTTTTCCCCCTTTATAATTCAATGTTGTCATGAATCTGAAATATTTGGGTTAGTAAATTCAGAATATAAGATTATTAGACCCAAAGAAAAAAGTTGCATCAACTATCATTTCAACAATAATTTGGATGTTTTGTGTATTTCTTTGCATGACATGCTACATTTCGGACACttgttgtcacgccccgaaccatggcttgggcgtaacacggcattCGGTGCCCTATTGCATGTGACCGAAGCGAACCACATTTATttaatcatcatgaggcatacataagcggaaatataacgtgaagtgcatgatgagcttttataaaacataataagtcataatattaaacataagtacttgattaagtcatgaatgcggataatatcataaatgagccaaaccgaCTAACCAACTCTGGAAGTCTAACATGACACTTgtcttgtctatgaaacctctaacatttGGAAAACACGTAACATACACAACAAGGCCCCTAGATACccttagatgcaaaactaaataaagaaagacaatgcTAAACCACGATTGAGGAGGGCTTTTTTTCTTTGTAGTTCCTTAAGCGGGGCGTCGTCTGTAATCCGTACTCGTCGTGAAATACGGGCCCCCCCCCCGTTAGCACGTTGAATGTCTTTGCAgtatgtaaaaaaaaagaaataacatgagAGAGAGAACATGATAagaactaaaactgaaaacctagacatgaacatgagcatgagcatgggtacatatatatatatatatatataatataagtaaaacatgataagtagggagagcatttcataaaccgacacatgatatcaccacgtggataCGTGGAGTGGTACTCGCCGGGACCGGCGAGCCCCCttaccttgccggggtataaggtggtaacgtgctgatggatccattcggtgtaaattaaggaatcgtcctaagcgggtggagcgatccttgtcctacggtggatACGTAGTTTCGATACGAGCCTTCTCGGTggtcgtgcaactcccaaaaacatgaacatgatatagttggctaagaagcccatgattttcgtgaattgacttgtacttgacttgtaatcatgatttcacgaaataacttgtaaacacggtttcatgaaataatttgtaaatatggtttcatgaaataacttgtatttagcatgtatgcaTCTTGAGTTATGGCATGAAGATAGTTatataatacaattgcatgaaaacttgtagacgtgtagaatattcatgaaataagcatttttatttacaaacatgcatgcaagaacccatggaatacaagatatgggttttcatggattgcggacggattctcaataatcataaagaaatattaagaactcaatgatggaattataacaattcatacataatataatcatgcaCATGGATCTaaggttatcatgagcatggtatagaaatcctagttttagtagagaatcataatttatggattttgaggcgtggggaagaacaatgatgttcccacacgtagatagtaactctacatacctgaaatgctccaaacttgaattaaagatttcaactttgaagaagatttccaaaatcttgaattcttgaaccttgagatgggttttcttgaaaaccctagtttatgaacaatgatttcttgcttagattattagagtatatgttagaattgagttggaagggtttggattgacttaccttgatgttttggattgtttctagggcttggaattttgaataatgaaataaaagaactcaaggcttaaatttatacaaaagtgaggcggaagttatatggacatattatacggtccgtataaaattatacggtccgtataatatgaccatattttatcatggctgAATAGAACATCGATTTGAAGCGTCATGAAGTACGgacgagttatacggtccgtataaaatgatatgggccgtataacaagttcgtataacatgatcaGTGAACGGACTGCACTATaatccttcagtaaaatggccataaatatttgtacagatgtcctcttgacccccataatataccgttgaaaaggtatttcaaagggctacaactttcatttaggaagttttcccaaattcctaattaATAAAGGGGTTATGGTCGTTAGAGGTAAGACCTTCTAcaaactcacttgcaaacatgccccgtagagtggctttcaactttgctttgcccaaagacatttcttatgacttgatttgttttcaaaacacttcctataaccctcatattggttccactatattatcatcttatgagtcaaaccttcgcccgaagctacgaggtgttacacttGTGTTAATTCAACAAGCTTGAATTTGTTTCCTATAGATTTTAAACCATGTTAACAACTCCATGCTAACTATGCTTATTACTTTACACTAAGCAAAGCATgttgtttttccttttgaaataatatttagTGTTTAAACAGTTGTCTAAAAGCAAGTTAGTATGGAAGATCTCTAATTTCTTCTTACAATAATTGTCTATTttctttagtttttattttgtgGGGTTTAGGGATGGGGGTCAGttcaaagttatatttttgGATAAGAAGCTTGATAATTATTGTCATGCATGTTGTGGATTTCGTTATTAAAAATTAGAAGTCATACGTTTTGCTTAAGCTGAGAAGGCATGTtgggacatgccaaaaaggagTTTCTAGAAGCATTAGCCCTTTTATAATTCTATcacttataaatatttaattcgaTATTAGTGATTCGCAGAATCTTGGAGTATAATGAAGTCTGATGAGAATTTCTAGGTTGGACTTCGCCGTAGGTTTTTATACACGTTGATAGgctttcattttatttggtatatattatttttatttctcatcCGTTGTTATATTTTGAGGCTTAATCATATTTAAATTCGGGTCGGGAAGTGTCACATGGGGAAACGTTCCCTAACAAAAAGGACTTTGTGCCCAGTAAGACTTGATCCCAAGATTTCTGATTATACATGAAAGAGTACTTATCACTCAACTACTTAACCACATACCTTGTTGATTGTATTTCATGTACATAGTGTATCCAATCGTTGATCTAATTTGTCCCCGTCTCTTAGATTTTATTCGTTTGTACTTAATGTAAATTTGAATATCAATTATTTAAATTTCAGTTAttaaatgtatttatttttaggTTTGAATCTTAATCATTGAGACATTTATGTTTTAACTTTACAATCACTTAATACATAGGTTTGAATAATATGAGTCATCAAGACCTATTACAaaatcttaatatcattaaCATGTTATTTGTTCAAGAATTTGTAAAGATGACATTTCACCATTACGTCATCCTCCTTTGCCGCTAATTATCACCACTGTCGCTGTTGTCCACTATTACCAAATGTTTccttccaccaccaacaacaataatatacctggtgaaatcccacaaagtggtaTCCGGAAAGAATAGCGTGTATGCGGAGTACTAATTCACCCCTACCTTCGGAGGTATAGAGGTTGTTTCCGGTAGACACACGACACAAGGACAAGCAGTAGATAAAGCTATGGGAAAATACTATAAAAGCACGATAAGCaatctcaaaaaaaaagaagaaaaaaaaagagtcgtAAATACACAAATTAATGTGATAATCGAAGTATAAGAAATATCAGATAGTAGCAGAAatagaaggacaagaaactacaaAAGTAATACTATGATTACTagtatgaaaaaataagtaggaCAACATTCAACTATCTATTAGCCTTCTACCGACAACGATTATTCTCACCCACAACTACCGCCGCAGGATTTGCGCGAAGTGTGAATTAAGCGTATGAGATTGGAGACGATAGTATTTAGGGGAAATATGATTTGAACGATTTTGAAGGGTTATTAACCATTTTTTATCCATGGCTTATCCATCTTTTTACGACGGATGGTGTGAACTGATCTATATTTGATCTGCTTTAAGTAATTACTTGTGCAACTCATTTTTAACTAGGTAGATTGAACAAATACTTAAATATTTTATCTATTTTGCCAACAATATATAGTACTAACATTGTTGATCCGCATGTGTTAAATAGAAACAAAAACGAAAATTTTACGACAATCATAAAAAGTTTATCAGAGTCACCTTTCATTGTCTCAGGAGAAGCTTCCATTCGAGAAGTAGTATCTTCCTGCCTCCCTCGCATTGAGAAGTTTACTTCTCTTTCCCCAAATGATTGAGCGCTCTGCTCAGGAAACGTACAAAGTGAATTGCCGTTTTACTGACCCTCAAATGGGTTGGATTTCCCCAGAAGTATAATAAGAAGGAATGAAGTCACTAGAGTCATCTTTGCCCAATATGGATTGCATACTACTGACCTTAGAAGCAGAACATGCTTCTATTTTTGttttaggttttctttattcGCTGAGACGCTCAGTTCCCAAAGCTACCACATTGTAGTGCAACTTCGAACAAATAGGGTCAGTAGTTCAATAACTGTAACATTTAGCAATAACAAATATTTAACCTGATAAGTACTGTATTCACCGAACCAAACCAGATAATCTCCTTTAACCAGGTTCACCAATCAACCTGGAATTGTTCTTTTGTTGTTCCTATTAGATATCAAAATAATCCATCACTATTGTTTCCGGCCATAAGTTTTCCCATGACATAAGTGCTCTTGGGTGTAGGATAAGCCGTCCCATCAAATCTGTCCCATCAAATCTGTCCCATAGGGCCCAATTTAGTTGACCTGAAAGAAAACATCCACTAGAGTTGCTGGATTCCAAAACAGCAGTAAAGCACTTCCGATAGTCTTATTTCTTGGCTGGGAGCAGGTACTCCTTTTATAAGTTAGGTAAGTTCAAAGGGTACAGAATCAATCATCAATTCCTTTTTACCATTTTGGCTGTTACAATCAAGGCAAGCAAAAAGGAAACAATTTCTTATTTAGAAAAAAGGACATGGTTACGTATAGCAAGATGTAATTGCAGTCAAAAGTTTGACTTCACCGGTCATCTGTGATAATATGAATCGAAAAGGGTACAGTAATCTGGCCAAccacacactgttttctaaTGCATTGTACCGCACA contains these protein-coding regions:
- the LOC132066890 gene encoding MYB-like transcription factor EOBII; the protein is MGNWGVIEQEWRKGPWTAEEDKLLIEYVNLHGEGRWNSVARLAGLKRNGKSCRLRWVNYLRPDLKRGQITPHEERIILELHAIWGNRWSTIARSLPGRTDNEIKNYWRTHFKKKVKKSSADNSEKIKSRLLKRQQFQQQQQLNSQIDMKKVMSIFEENETKIPTYVPKQDMAFMYQNVSHEQDQDGFFYSMINGYANVPVPKASSNDIMWDIGLWNLDDVNANFSTAAYNKTPPCLQTQLATPFC